In the Natrinema amylolyticum genome, one interval contains:
- a CDS encoding ABC transporter substrate-binding protein: MSRREFVSLAGVTGAAAVAGCLGGGTDDGDWFLATQTDFPASNYHWNLLVGWEIPHDQFGLFAQWTQYLIEDDEFHPHLVQEWEHDGGEMTLTLSEEFTWGSGDELTAEDLVFQLEVFEAADQPIWQFIDDAEATGDYELTVSYPEGTNTDLVEYALLGELAAYSPDDFEGENWEDDPAGVDIETPDPSGPLALTAHNDTYSQTEPRDGLEDYADHHLADRYNWAGYRVEFRDGNNAAHESLINNETDGQHSLFTPPDVLEEFPDDVREFQVPGGFGMAIWFDHDVEPWDQRAVRQAFYHSIDRESVIRSVGESTKISHHPAPTGLTWASVDNWLGSTEPEGFTVYDHDPERAEELLNEAGYEMGEIGVELTYPQTWSDWANAAQTVVDHLNQAGWDASGDPRSEGPGSYAGSGPEVFVDQHTEGGAPRMNHPYFSLDYILRNRLRDTESHFANYPTEVEIDGETIDVESELQALATTTDEAEQEAIVERLARVVNEDVPCVYVMEKYEQSFINGARFEIPDDDSPHFSSYWPMWWLPKVDESLEGYDSPGLLKFDD, encoded by the coding sequence GTGTCCCGACGCGAATTCGTATCGCTCGCTGGTGTAACGGGTGCGGCTGCGGTCGCCGGCTGTCTCGGTGGCGGCACCGACGACGGCGACTGGTTCCTCGCCACCCAGACGGACTTTCCCGCCAGCAACTACCACTGGAACCTCCTCGTCGGCTGGGAGATTCCGCACGATCAGTTCGGTCTGTTCGCCCAGTGGACCCAGTACCTGATCGAGGACGACGAGTTCCATCCACATCTCGTTCAGGAGTGGGAACACGACGGCGGCGAAATGACGCTCACCCTCTCCGAGGAGTTTACCTGGGGCAGCGGCGACGAGCTGACCGCCGAGGATCTCGTCTTCCAGCTCGAGGTCTTCGAGGCGGCGGACCAGCCGATCTGGCAGTTCATCGACGACGCCGAGGCGACCGGCGACTACGAGTTGACGGTCTCCTATCCTGAAGGGACGAACACGGATCTCGTCGAGTACGCGCTGCTGGGTGAACTGGCTGCCTACTCGCCGGACGACTTCGAGGGCGAGAACTGGGAGGACGATCCTGCCGGCGTCGATATCGAAACCCCCGATCCGTCGGGGCCGCTCGCGCTGACGGCACACAACGACACCTACTCCCAGACCGAACCTCGAGACGGCCTCGAGGACTACGCCGACCACCACTTAGCGGATCGCTACAACTGGGCCGGCTACCGGGTCGAGTTCCGCGACGGCAACAACGCCGCCCACGAGTCACTGATCAACAACGAGACCGACGGGCAACACAGCCTGTTCACCCCGCCGGACGTCCTCGAGGAGTTCCCCGACGACGTCCGCGAGTTCCAAGTCCCGGGCGGTTTCGGCATGGCGATCTGGTTCGATCACGACGTCGAACCCTGGGATCAGCGGGCGGTCAGACAGGCGTTTTATCACTCGATCGACCGCGAGTCGGTCATTAGGAGCGTCGGCGAGAGCACGAAGATCAGCCACCATCCCGCGCCGACCGGGCTCACGTGGGCGAGCGTGGATAACTGGCTCGGCTCCACCGAACCCGAGGGCTTCACCGTCTACGATCACGACCCGGAGCGGGCCGAAGAACTGCTCAACGAGGCCGGCTACGAGATGGGCGAGATCGGCGTCGAGCTGACCTATCCCCAGACCTGGTCCGACTGGGCGAACGCCGCCCAGACCGTCGTCGATCACCTCAATCAGGCCGGCTGGGACGCGTCCGGTGACCCTCGCTCCGAGGGTCCCGGGAGCTACGCGGGCTCCGGTCCCGAGGTCTTCGTCGACCAGCACACGGAGGGCGGCGCACCGCGCATGAACCATCCGTACTTCTCGCTCGACTACATCCTCCGGAACCGGCTGCGAGACACCGAGAGCCACTTCGCCAACTACCCGACCGAGGTCGAGATAGACGGAGAGACGATCGACGTCGAGTCGGAGCTGCAGGCGCTCGCGACGACCACCGACGAGGCCGAACAGGAAGCCATCGTCGAGCGGCTGGCCCGGGTCGTCAACGAGGACGTTCCCTGCGTCTACGTCATGGAGAAGTACGAGCAGTCGTTCATCAACGGTGCCCGATTCGAGATCCCCGACGACGATAGTCCCCACTTCTCCTCTTACTGGCCGATGTGGTGGCTTCCCAAGGTCGACGAGAGCCTCGAGGGATACGATTCGCC